One Candidatus Deferrimicrobiaceae bacterium DNA window includes the following coding sequences:
- a CDS encoding DUF72 domain-containing protein produces the protein MRDEAVLIGASGGSYRHGKGPFYPTDLPAERYLPFYAGRFPTGEINSTFSRLPEERTLARWRDCVPDVFAVKGSGFITHRKKLRDPQETLPPFFQRIAVLGDKLGPVLFQLPPRWGFDPGRFTAFLRALSGDFRYVFEFRDPGWFTPAAWEELARHRAAFCIYDLGGRLSPEEVTADFAYIRLHGPAGPCRGLYDAGTLAGWARKARAWAAQGGRVHCYFDNDQEGFAARNALQLQEILSRD, from the coding sequence ATGCGCGATGAAGCCGTTCTCATCGGCGCGTCCGGCGGGTCGTATCGCCACGGGAAGGGACCCTTCTATCCCACGGACCTGCCGGCCGAACGGTATCTGCCGTTCTACGCCGGTCGTTTTCCCACGGGGGAGATCAACAGCACCTTCTCCCGGCTGCCGGAGGAGCGCACGCTCGCGCGATGGCGGGATTGCGTCCCGGACGTCTTCGCCGTCAAGGGGAGCGGCTTCATCACGCACCGGAAGAAGCTTCGCGACCCGCAGGAAACCCTTCCCCCATTCTTCCAAAGGATCGCGGTGCTGGGGGACAAGCTCGGCCCCGTGCTCTTCCAGCTTCCGCCGAGGTGGGGTTTCGACCCCGGGCGGTTCACGGCGTTCCTTCGCGCGTTGAGCGGGGATTTCCGGTACGTCTTCGAATTCCGCGATCCGGGCTGGTTCACCCCTGCCGCCTGGGAGGAACTCGCCCGCCACCGCGCCGCGTTCTGCATCTACGACCTGGGGGGCAGGCTTTCCCCCGAGGAGGTCACGGCCGACTTCGCCTACATCAGGCTCCACGGTCCTGCGGGCCCCTGCCGGGGGCTCTACGACGCCGGGACGCTCGCCGGGTGGGCGCGGAAAGCGCGGGCCTGGGCCGCGCAGGGGGGGCGGGTCCATTGCTACTTCGACAACGACCAGGAAGGATTCGCGGCCCGCAACGCCCTTCAGCTCCAGGAGATCCTGTCCCGGGATTGA